Proteins from a single region of Streptomyces vinaceus:
- a CDS encoding ABC transporter ATP-binding protein, with the protein MSTGTAAAQPNTAAAADAASDVVCAVRDLVKTYPAVRGRRGAPALPETRATDGICLDVRRGEIFGLLGPNGAGKSTLVRQLTGLMRPDSGSVTLLGHDLVRHPERAARLLSYLGQESTALDELTVALAAETTGRLRGLDAATARAERDAVLEELGLTGIAGRPLKKLSGGQRRLACFAAALVGERPVLVLDEPTTGMDPVARRAVWAAVDRRRAQHGATVLLVTHNVIEAETVLDRVAVIDQGRVIACDSPAGLKARVSGEVRLELVWRESAPLEVPEVARLHEDAVVSGRRWALRLAPDEARTAVAAVTGGPAFAALDDFTLATPSLEDVYLALGGKTKGLVKS; encoded by the coding sequence GTGAGTACGGGCACAGCAGCAGCACAACCGAACACGGCAGCGGCCGCGGACGCGGCCTCGGACGTGGTCTGCGCGGTGCGTGACCTGGTCAAGACGTATCCCGCGGTACGGGGACGGCGCGGAGCTCCCGCCCTGCCCGAGACCCGGGCCACCGACGGGATCTGCCTGGACGTGCGGCGCGGCGAGATCTTCGGGCTGCTCGGCCCCAACGGAGCCGGCAAGTCCACCCTGGTCCGCCAGCTCACCGGCCTCATGCGGCCCGACTCCGGCTCCGTGACCCTGCTCGGCCACGACCTCGTACGCCACCCCGAGCGGGCGGCCCGGCTGCTCTCCTACCTCGGTCAGGAGTCCACCGCCCTCGACGAGCTCACGGTCGCCCTGGCCGCCGAGACCACGGGACGGCTGCGCGGGCTCGACGCGGCGACGGCGCGCGCCGAACGGGACGCCGTCCTGGAGGAGCTCGGGCTGACCGGGATCGCCGGACGGCCCCTGAAGAAGCTCTCCGGCGGGCAGCGGCGCCTGGCGTGCTTCGCCGCCGCACTGGTGGGCGAGCGGCCCGTACTGGTCCTCGACGAGCCCACCACCGGCATGGACCCGGTCGCCCGGCGGGCCGTGTGGGCGGCCGTGGACCGGCGGCGCGCCCAGCACGGGGCCACCGTCCTGCTGGTCACGCACAACGTCATCGAGGCGGAGACGGTCCTGGACCGGGTCGCCGTCATCGATCAGGGCCGGGTCATCGCCTGCGATTCCCCGGCCGGGCTGAAGGCGCGGGTCTCCGGAGAGGTCCGGCTGGAGCTGGTGTGGCGCGAGAGCGCCCCGCTGGAGGTGCCCGAGGTGGCGCGGCTGCACGAGGACGCCGTCGTCTCCGGACGCCGCTGGGCGCTGCGACTGGCCCCGGACGAGGCGCGGACCGCGGTGGCCGCGGTCACGGGCGGGCCGGCCTTCGCGGCCCTCGACGACTTCACTCTGGCGACCCCCAGCCTGGAGGACGTGTACCTCGCCCTCGGCGGCAAGACGAAAGGGCTGGTGAAGTCATGA
- a CDS encoding ABC transporter permease, with product MSERTPGAVAQAIGPAPVPAPVPAAATSPVSRPAAPLAPRARLFPALAAVYRAQLSRARVSRIPLLFVATFQSVGIMVLMRGVVDGGSEARAVVAGSSVLVVAFVALNLLAQYFGQLRASGGLDHYATLPVPPASVVLGAAAAYASFTLPGTLVTAVFGCLLFGLPMGGLWILAAVVPLAGAALAGLGAALGLLAPRQELATLAGQLGMSAALLLGVLPPERMPDPIVWARDLLPSTYGVEAFARTFAPHPDWAAVGLDLGVCAAVGVLSLAVATWAYRRAAVR from the coding sequence ATGAGCGAGCGCACACCGGGCGCGGTGGCGCAGGCCATCGGCCCGGCGCCGGTCCCGGCGCCGGTCCCGGCCGCCGCGACGAGCCCCGTGTCCCGCCCGGCGGCGCCCCTGGCCCCGCGGGCGCGGCTGTTCCCCGCGCTGGCCGCCGTGTACCGGGCGCAGCTGTCCCGGGCCCGGGTGTCGCGGATCCCGCTGCTCTTCGTGGCCACCTTCCAGTCCGTCGGGATCATGGTCCTGATGCGGGGGGTGGTGGACGGGGGCTCGGAGGCCCGGGCCGTCGTCGCCGGCTCCTCCGTCCTGGTCGTCGCCTTCGTCGCGCTGAACCTGCTCGCCCAGTACTTCGGGCAGCTGCGGGCCAGCGGCGGGCTGGACCACTACGCCACGCTGCCCGTGCCGCCCGCCTCGGTGGTGCTGGGCGCGGCCGCCGCGTACGCCTCCTTCACCCTGCCGGGCACGCTGGTGACGGCCGTGTTCGGATGCCTGCTGTTCGGGCTGCCGATGGGCGGGCTGTGGATCCTGGCCGCCGTGGTGCCGCTGGCCGGGGCCGCGCTGGCCGGGCTGGGGGCGGCCCTCGGGCTGCTGGCGCCGCGGCAGGAGCTGGCCACGCTGGCCGGGCAGCTCGGCATGTCGGCGGCGCTGCTGCTGGGGGTGCTGCCGCCGGAGCGGATGCCGGACCCGATCGTGTGGGCGCGGGACCTGCTGCCGTCCACGTACGGGGTGGAGGCCTTCGCCCGTACGTTCGCACCGCATCCGGACTGGGCGGCGGTCGGGCTGGACCTCGGGGTGTGCGCGGCGGTGGGCGTGCTCTCGCTGGCCGTCGCCACGTGGGCGTACCGCCGGGCCGCCGTCCGCTGA